One Papio anubis isolate 15944 chromosome 9, Panubis1.0, whole genome shotgun sequence genomic window carries:
- the DDX55 gene encoding ATP-dependent RNA helicase DDX55 isoform X1: protein MEHVTEGSWESLPVSLHPRVLGALRELGFPYMTPVQSATIPLFMRNKDVAAEAVTGSGKTLAFVIPILEILLRREEKLKKSQVGAIIITPTRELAVQIDEVLSHFTKHFPQFSQILWIGGRNPGEDVERFKQQGGNIIVATPGRLEDMFRRKAEGLDLASCVRSLDVLVLDEADRLLDMGFEASINTILEFLPKQRRTGLFSATQTQEVENLVRAGLRNPVRVSVKEKGVAASSAQKTPSRLENYYMVCKADEKFNQLVHFLRNHKQEKHLVFFSTCACVEYYGKALEALVKGVKIMCIHGKMKYKRNKIFMEFRKLQSGILVCTDVMARGIDIPEVNWVLQYDPPSNASAFVHRCGRTARIGHGGSALVFLLPMEESYINFLAINQKCPLQEMKLQRNTVDLLPKLKSMALADRAVFEKGMKAFVSYVQAYAKHECNLIFRLKDLDFASLAQGFALLRMPKMPELRGKQFPDFVPVDVNTDTIPFKDKIREKQRQKLLEQQRREKTENEGRRKFIKNKAWSKQKAKKEKKKKMNEKRKREEGSDIEDEDMEELLNDTRLLKKLKKGKITEEEFEKGLLTTGKRTIKTVDLGISDLEDDC from the exons ATGGAGCATGTGACGGAGGGCTCCTGGGAGTCTCTGCCAGTGTCACTGCACCCGCGGGTGCTGGGCGCGCTGCGGGAGCTGGGTTTCCCGTACATGACGCCGGTGCAG TCTGCAACCATCCCTCTGTTCATGCGAAACAAAGATGTCGCTGCAGAAGCG GTCACAGGTAGTGGCAAAACACTCGCTTTTGTCATCCCCATCCTGGAAATTCTtctgagaagagaagagaagttaAAGAAGAGTCAG GTCGGAGCCATAATCATCACCCCCACCCGAGAGCTGGCCGTTCAGATAGACGAGGTCCTGTCGCATTTCACGAAGCACTTCCCCCAGTTCAG CCAGATTCTTTGGATTGGAGGCAGGAATCCTGGAGAAGATGTTGAGAGGTTTAAGCAACAAGG TGGGAACATCATTGTGGCCACTCCAGGCCGCTTGGAGGACATGTTCCGAAGGAAGGCGGAAGGCTTGGATCTGGCCAGCTGTGTGCGATCCCTGGATGTCCTGGTGTTGGATGAGGCAGACAGACTTCTGGACATGGGGTTTGAGGCAAG catcaacaccatcctggaGTTTTTGCCAAAGCAGAGGAGAACAGGCCTTTTCTCAGCCACTCAGACGCAGGAAGTGGAGAACTTGGTGAGAGCGGGCCTCCGGAACCCTGTCCGGGTCTCCGTGAAGGAGAAAGGCGTGGCAGCCAGCAGCGCCCAGAAGACCCCCTCCCGCCTGGAAAACTACTACATG GTATGCAAGGCAGATGAGAAATTTAATCAGCTGGTCCATTTTCTTCGCAATCATAAGCAGGAGAAACACCTGGTCTTCTTCAG TACCTGTGCCTGTGTGGAATACTATGGAAAGGCTCTGGAGGCGCTGGTGAAGGGCGTGAAGATTATGTGCATTCATGGAAAGATGAAATATAAACGCAATAAGATCTTCATGGAGTTCCGCAAATTGCAAAG tGGGATTTTAGTGTGCACTGATGTGATGGCCCGGGGAATTGATATTCCTGAAGTCAACTGGGTTTTGCAGTATGACCCTCCCAGCAATGCAAG TGCCTTCGTGCATCGCTGCGGTCGCACAGCTCGCATTGGCCACGGGGGCAGTGCTCTGGTGTTCCTCCTGCCCATGGAAGAGTCATACATCAATTTCCTTGCAATTAACCAAAAA tgccCCCTGCAGGAGATGAAGCTCCAGAGAAACACAGTGGACCTTCTACCAAAACTCAAGTCCATGGCCCTGGCCGACAGAGCTGTGTTTGAAAAGGGCATGAAAGCTTTTGTGTCGTATGTCCAGGCTTATGCAAAGCATGAATGCAACCTGATTTTCAGATTAAAGG ATCTTGATTTTGCCAGCCTTGCTCAAGGTTTTGCCCTGCTGAGGATGCCCAAGATGCCAGAATTGAGAGGAAAGCAGTTTCCAGATTTTGTGCCTGTGGACGTTAATACAGACACGATtccatttaaagataaaattagagaaaagcaGAGGCAGAAACTCCTGGAgcaacaaagaagagagaaaacagaaaatgaagggagaagaaaattcataaaaaataaagcttggTCGAAGCAGaaggccaaaaaagaaaagaagaaaaaaatgaatgagaaaaggaaaagggaagag GGTTCTGATATTGAAGATGAGGACATGGAAGAACTTCTCAATGACACAAGACTCTTGAAAAAACTTAAGAAAGGCAAAATAACTGAAGAAGAATTTGAGAAGGGCTTGTTGACAACTGGCAAAAGAACAATCAAGACAGTGGATTTAGGGATCTCAGATTTGGAAGATGACTGCTGA
- the DDX55 gene encoding ATP-dependent RNA helicase DDX55 isoform X2, producing the protein MAHTCNPSTLGGRVWRITGVQEFETSLGNTVGAIIITPTRELAVQIDEVLSHFTKHFPQFSQILWIGGRNPGEDVERFKQQGGNIIVATPGRLEDMFRRKAEGLDLASCVRSLDVLVLDEADRLLDMGFEASINTILEFLPKQRRTGLFSATQTQEVENLVRAGLRNPVRVSVKEKGVAASSAQKTPSRLENYYMVCKADEKFNQLVHFLRNHKQEKHLVFFSTCACVEYYGKALEALVKGVKIMCIHGKMKYKRNKIFMEFRKLQSGILVCTDVMARGIDIPEVNWVLQYDPPSNASAFVHRCGRTARIGHGGSALVFLLPMEESYINFLAINQKCPLQEMKLQRNTVDLLPKLKSMALADRAVFEKGMKAFVSYVQAYAKHECNLIFRLKDLDFASLAQGFALLRMPKMPELRGKQFPDFVPVDVNTDTIPFKDKIREKQRQKLLEQQRREKTENEGRRKFIKNKAWSKQKAKKEKKKKMNEKRKREEGSDIEDEDMEELLNDTRLLKKLKKGKITEEEFEKGLLTTGKRTIKTVDLGISDLEDDC; encoded by the exons atggctcacacctgtaatcccagcactttgggaggccgagtctgGAGGAtaactggagtccaggagtttgagaccagcctgggcaacaca GTCGGAGCCATAATCATCACCCCCACCCGAGAGCTGGCCGTTCAGATAGACGAGGTCCTGTCGCATTTCACGAAGCACTTCCCCCAGTTCAG CCAGATTCTTTGGATTGGAGGCAGGAATCCTGGAGAAGATGTTGAGAGGTTTAAGCAACAAGG TGGGAACATCATTGTGGCCACTCCAGGCCGCTTGGAGGACATGTTCCGAAGGAAGGCGGAAGGCTTGGATCTGGCCAGCTGTGTGCGATCCCTGGATGTCCTGGTGTTGGATGAGGCAGACAGACTTCTGGACATGGGGTTTGAGGCAAG catcaacaccatcctggaGTTTTTGCCAAAGCAGAGGAGAACAGGCCTTTTCTCAGCCACTCAGACGCAGGAAGTGGAGAACTTGGTGAGAGCGGGCCTCCGGAACCCTGTCCGGGTCTCCGTGAAGGAGAAAGGCGTGGCAGCCAGCAGCGCCCAGAAGACCCCCTCCCGCCTGGAAAACTACTACATG GTATGCAAGGCAGATGAGAAATTTAATCAGCTGGTCCATTTTCTTCGCAATCATAAGCAGGAGAAACACCTGGTCTTCTTCAG TACCTGTGCCTGTGTGGAATACTATGGAAAGGCTCTGGAGGCGCTGGTGAAGGGCGTGAAGATTATGTGCATTCATGGAAAGATGAAATATAAACGCAATAAGATCTTCATGGAGTTCCGCAAATTGCAAAG tGGGATTTTAGTGTGCACTGATGTGATGGCCCGGGGAATTGATATTCCTGAAGTCAACTGGGTTTTGCAGTATGACCCTCCCAGCAATGCAAG TGCCTTCGTGCATCGCTGCGGTCGCACAGCTCGCATTGGCCACGGGGGCAGTGCTCTGGTGTTCCTCCTGCCCATGGAAGAGTCATACATCAATTTCCTTGCAATTAACCAAAAA tgccCCCTGCAGGAGATGAAGCTCCAGAGAAACACAGTGGACCTTCTACCAAAACTCAAGTCCATGGCCCTGGCCGACAGAGCTGTGTTTGAAAAGGGCATGAAAGCTTTTGTGTCGTATGTCCAGGCTTATGCAAAGCATGAATGCAACCTGATTTTCAGATTAAAGG ATCTTGATTTTGCCAGCCTTGCTCAAGGTTTTGCCCTGCTGAGGATGCCCAAGATGCCAGAATTGAGAGGAAAGCAGTTTCCAGATTTTGTGCCTGTGGACGTTAATACAGACACGATtccatttaaagataaaattagagaaaagcaGAGGCAGAAACTCCTGGAgcaacaaagaagagagaaaacagaaaatgaagggagaagaaaattcataaaaaataaagcttggTCGAAGCAGaaggccaaaaaagaaaagaagaaaaaaatgaatgagaaaaggaaaagggaagag GGTTCTGATATTGAAGATGAGGACATGGAAGAACTTCTCAATGACACAAGACTCTTGAAAAAACTTAAGAAAGGCAAAATAACTGAAGAAGAATTTGAGAAGGGCTTGTTGACAACTGGCAAAAGAACAATCAAGACAGTGGATTTAGGGATCTCAGATTTGGAAGATGACTGCTGA